One Vigna unguiculata cultivar IT97K-499-35 chromosome 11, ASM411807v1, whole genome shotgun sequence DNA window includes the following coding sequences:
- the LOC114170726 gene encoding VQ motif-containing protein 19-like yields MEINLSLQDTETPPSLNSSPRSTNLSKNNNNIINNNNNIISNNTIPKSFPRSDCTPYPTTFVQADTSTFKHVVQMLTGSSDSTKPQDPIPPQPSKNFNIPPMKTTPNKQQGFKLYERRNNNNNNLKNNLMINTLVPNFGHTSGFSSPHNPEILSPSLLNFPSLTLSPVTPLNHDDPFDKSSPSLASSSSSEEDKAIAEKGFYLHPSPMSTPREFEPQLLPLFPVSSPRVSELP; encoded by the coding sequence ATGGAAATCAACTTGAGTCTCCAAGACACAGAAACCCCACCttctttgaactcatcaccaAGAAGCACCAATCTCagcaagaacaacaacaacatcatcaacaacaacaataacatcaTCAGCAACAACACCATACCAAAATCCTTCCCCAGATCTGACTGCACCCCTTACCCCACAACCTTTGTCCAAGCTGACACCTCCACCTTCAAACATGTTGTTCAAATGCTCACTGGCTCATCAGACTCCACAAAGCCACAAGATCCAATTCCACCACAACCATCCAAGAACTTCAACATCCCTCCCATGAAAACAACCCCAAACAAGCAGCAAGGCTTCAAGCTCTATGAAAGGaggaacaacaacaacaacaaccttaAGAACAACCTCATGATCAACACCTTGGTCCCCAATTTTGGACACACCTCAGGATTCTCCTCACCCCACAACCCAGAGATTCTCTCCCCAAGCTTGCTTAACTTCCCCTCCCTCACTCTCAGCCCTGTCACTCCACTGAATCATGATGACCCTTTTGACAAGTCCTCACCTTCACTGGCTAGCTCCTCCTCTTCAGAGGAAGACAAAGCCATAGCTGAAAAAGGCTTCTACTTGCATCCTTCTCCCATGTCAACCCCAAGAGAATTTGAGCCTCAACTCTTGCCATTGTTCCCTGTCTCTTCACCTAGAGTTTCTGAGTTACCTTGA
- the LOC114168268 gene encoding uncharacterized protein LOC114168268 produces the protein MLYCVFASPNFPFFLFFSIYSPLWVSFHSSSVRMMLLRSVRVCRLVRRSPFTIRRSPFVVHRSPFVVRIHVLSLSSPFSFPSSFAFAPPLELISSVHVRVSHLHCCHVQSEEKDASVRASALSYLLYFVCDRGKIWRNRLVGLDIKVLKALVRISRENSWAELVH, from the exons ATGCTTTATTGTGTGTTCGCTTCTCCAAACTTTcccttttttttgttcttttccatTTACTCCCCACTATGGGTCTCATTCCATTCGTCTAGTGTTCGTATGATGCTGCTAAGGTCTGTTCGCGTTTGCCGTTTGGTTCGTCGTTCGCCGTTCACCATTCGTCGTTCGCCATTCGTCGTTCATCGTTCGCCATTCGTCGTTCGCATTCATGTTCTGTCATTATCTTCTCCattctcctttccttcatcatttgcGTTCGCTCCTCCATTGGAGTTGATCTCCTCTGTTCACGTTCGTGTTTCGCACCTCCATTGCTGTCACGTTCAG TCTGAAGAAAAAGATGCATCTGTTCGGGCATCTGCTCTCAGCTATTTGTTGTATTTTGTTTGTGATAGAGGAAAGATCTGGAGAAACCGTTTAGTAGGGCTTGATATAAAG GTTCTGAAGGCACTTGTAAGAATCAGTAGGGAGAACTCTTGGGCAGAATTAGTTCACTGA